From one Papio anubis isolate 15944 chromosome 12, Panubis1.0, whole genome shotgun sequence genomic stretch:
- the SYVN1 gene encoding E3 ubiquitin-protein ligase synoviolin isoform X5, whose amino-acid sequence MFRTAVMMAASLALTGAVVAHAYYLKHQFYPTVVYLTKSSPSMAVLYIQAFVLVFLLGKVMGKVFFGQLRAAEMEHLLERSWYAVTETCLAFTVFRDDFSPRFVALFTLLLFLKCFHWLAEDRVDFMERSPNISWLFHCRIVSLMFLLGILDFLFVSHAYHSILTRGASVQLVFGFEYAILMTMVLTIFIKYVLHSVDLQSENPWDNKAVYMLYTELFTGFIKVLLYMAFMTIMIKVHTFPLFAIRPMYLAMRQFKKAVTDAIMSRRAIRNMNTLYPDATPEELQAMDNVCIICREEMVTGAKRLPCNHIFHTSCLRSWFQRQQTCPTCRMDVLRASLPAQSPPPPEPAEQGPPPAPHPPPLLPQPPNFPQGLLPPFPPGMFPLWPPMGPFPPVPPPPSSGEAVAPPSTSAAALSRPSGAATTTAAGTSAAAASATASGPGSGSAPEAGPAPGFPFPPPWMGMPLPPPFAFPPMPVPPAGFAGLTPEELRALEGHERQHLEARLQSLRNIHTLLDAAMLQINQYLTVLASLGPPRPATSVSSPEETATTVIAAASSTSIPSSEATTPTTGASPTAPEMERPPAPESVGTEEMPEDGEPDAAELRRRRLQKLESPVAH is encoded by the exons ATGTTCCGCACGGCAGTGATGATGGCGGCCAGCCTGGCGCTGACCggggctgtggtggctcacgcctactaCCTCAAACACCAGTTCTACCCCACTGTGGTGTACCTGACCAAGTCCAGCCCCAGCATGGCA GTCCTGTACATCCAGGCCTTTGTCCTTGTCTTCCTCCTGGGCAAGGTGATGGGCAAGGTGTTCTTTGGGCAACTGAGGGCAGCAGAGATGGAG CACCTTCTGGAACGTTCCTGGTATGCTGTCACAGAGACTTGTCTGGCCTTCACCGTTTTTCGGGATGACTTCAGCCCCCGCTTTGTTGCACTCTTcactcttcttctcttcctcaaaTGTTTCCACTGGCTGGCTGAGGATCGTGTGGACTTT ATGGAACGCAGCCCCAACATCTCCTGGCTCTTTCACTGCCGCATTGTCT CTCTCATGTTCCTTCTGGGCATCCTGGACTTCCTCTTCGTCAGCCATGCCTATCACAGCATCCTGACCCGTGGGGCTTCTGTGCAGCTGGTGTTTGGCTTTGAG TATGCCATCCTGATGACGATGGTGCTCACCATCTTCATCAAGTATGTGCTGCACTCCGTGGACCTCCAGAGTGAGAACCCCTGGGACAACAAGGCTGTGTACATGCTCTACACAGAGCTGTTTACAG GCTTCATCAAGGTTCTGCTGTACATGGCCTTCATGACCATCATGATCAAGGTGCACACCTTCCCACTCTTTGCCATCCGGCCCATGTACCTGGCCATGAG ACAGTTCAAAAAAGCTGTGACAGATGCCATCATGTCTCGCCGAGCCATCCGCAACATGAACACCCT GTATCCAGATGCCACCCCAGAGGAGCTCCAGGCAATGGACAATGTCTGCATCATCTGCCGAGAAGAGATGGTGACTGGTGCCAAGAGACTGCCTTGCAACCACATTTTCCATACCAG CTGCCTGCGCTCCTGGTTCCAGCGGCAGCAGACCTGCCCCACCTGCCGTATGGATGTCCTTCGGGCATCGCTGCCAGCCCAGTCACCACCACCCCCAGAGCCTGCGGAACAGGGGCCACCCCCTgcgccccaccccccaccactcttgcctcagccccccaact TCCCCCAGGGCCTCCTGCCTCCTTTTCCTCCAGGCATGTTCCCACTGTGGCCCCCCATGGGCCCCTTTCCACCTGTCCCGCCTCCCCCCAGCTCAGGAGAGGCTGTGGCCCCTCCATCCACCAGTGCAG CAGCCCTTTCTCGGCCCAGTGGAGCAGCTACAACCACAGCTGCTGGCAccagtgctgctgctgcttctgccacAGCATCTGGCCCAGGCTCTGGCTCTGCCCCAGAAGCTGGCCCTGCCCCTggcttccccttccctcctccctggaTGGGTATGCCCCTGCCTCCGCCCTTTG CCTTCCCCCCAATGCCTGTGCCCCCTGCGGGGTTTGCTGGGCTGACCCCAGAGGAGCTACGAGCTCTGGAGGGCCATGAACGGCAGCACCTGGAGGCCCGGCTGCAGAGCCTGCGTAACATCCACACACTGCTGGACGCCGCCATGCTACAGATCAACCAGTACCTCACTGTGCTGGCCTCCTTGGG GCCCCCTCGGCCTGCCACTTCAGTCAGCTCCCCTGAGGAGACTGCCACTACAGTTATTGCTGCTGCCTCCTCCACCAGCATCCCCAGCTCAGAGGCCACGACCCCAACCACAGGAGCCTCCCCAACAGCCCCTGAAATGGAAAGGCCTCCAG CTCCTGAGTCAGTGGGCACAGAGGAGATGCCCGAGGATGGAGAGCCTGATGCAGCAGAGCTCCGCCGGCGCCGCCTGCAAAAGCTGGAGTCTCCTGTTGCCCACTGA
- the SYVN1 gene encoding E3 ubiquitin-protein ligase synoviolin isoform X6: MFRTAVMMAASLALTGAVVAHAYYLKHQFYPTVVYLTKSSPSMAVLYIQAFVLVFLLGKVMGKVFFGQLRAAEMEHLLERSWYAVTETCLAFTVFRDDFSPRFVALFTLLLFLKCFHWLAEDRVDFMERSPNISWLFHCRIVSLMFLLGILDFLFVSHAYHSILTRGASVQLVFGFEYAILMTMVLTIFIKYVLHSVDLQSENPWDNKAVYMLYTELFTGFIKVLLYMAFMTIMIKVHTFPLFAIRPMYLAMRQFKKAVTDAIMSRRAIRNMNTLYPDATPEELQAMDNVCIICREEMVTGAKRLPCNHIFHTSCLRSWFQRQQTCPTCRMDVLRASLPAQSPPPPEPAEQGPPPAPHPPPLLPQPPNFPQGLLPPFPPGMFPLWPPMGPFPPVPPPPSSGEAVAPPSTSAALSRPSGAATTTAAGTSAAAASATASGPGSGSAPEAGPAPGFPFPPPWMGMPLPPPFAFPPMPVPPAGFAGLTPEELRALEGHERQHLEARLQSLRNIHTLLDAAMLQINQYLTVLASLGPPRPATSVSSPEETATTVIAAASSTSIPSSEATTPTTGASPTAPEMERPPAPESVGTEEMPEDGEPDAAELRRRRLQKLESPVAH; the protein is encoded by the exons ATGTTCCGCACGGCAGTGATGATGGCGGCCAGCCTGGCGCTGACCggggctgtggtggctcacgcctactaCCTCAAACACCAGTTCTACCCCACTGTGGTGTACCTGACCAAGTCCAGCCCCAGCATGGCA GTCCTGTACATCCAGGCCTTTGTCCTTGTCTTCCTCCTGGGCAAGGTGATGGGCAAGGTGTTCTTTGGGCAACTGAGGGCAGCAGAGATGGAG CACCTTCTGGAACGTTCCTGGTATGCTGTCACAGAGACTTGTCTGGCCTTCACCGTTTTTCGGGATGACTTCAGCCCCCGCTTTGTTGCACTCTTcactcttcttctcttcctcaaaTGTTTCCACTGGCTGGCTGAGGATCGTGTGGACTTT ATGGAACGCAGCCCCAACATCTCCTGGCTCTTTCACTGCCGCATTGTCT CTCTCATGTTCCTTCTGGGCATCCTGGACTTCCTCTTCGTCAGCCATGCCTATCACAGCATCCTGACCCGTGGGGCTTCTGTGCAGCTGGTGTTTGGCTTTGAG TATGCCATCCTGATGACGATGGTGCTCACCATCTTCATCAAGTATGTGCTGCACTCCGTGGACCTCCAGAGTGAGAACCCCTGGGACAACAAGGCTGTGTACATGCTCTACACAGAGCTGTTTACAG GCTTCATCAAGGTTCTGCTGTACATGGCCTTCATGACCATCATGATCAAGGTGCACACCTTCCCACTCTTTGCCATCCGGCCCATGTACCTGGCCATGAG ACAGTTCAAAAAAGCTGTGACAGATGCCATCATGTCTCGCCGAGCCATCCGCAACATGAACACCCT GTATCCAGATGCCACCCCAGAGGAGCTCCAGGCAATGGACAATGTCTGCATCATCTGCCGAGAAGAGATGGTGACTGGTGCCAAGAGACTGCCTTGCAACCACATTTTCCATACCAG CTGCCTGCGCTCCTGGTTCCAGCGGCAGCAGACCTGCCCCACCTGCCGTATGGATGTCCTTCGGGCATCGCTGCCAGCCCAGTCACCACCACCCCCAGAGCCTGCGGAACAGGGGCCACCCCCTgcgccccaccccccaccactcttgcctcagccccccaact TCCCCCAGGGCCTCCTGCCTCCTTTTCCTCCAGGCATGTTCCCACTGTGGCCCCCCATGGGCCCCTTTCCACCTGTCCCGCCTCCCCCCAGCTCAGGAGAGGCTGTGGCCCCTCCATCCACCAGTGCAG CCCTTTCTCGGCCCAGTGGAGCAGCTACAACCACAGCTGCTGGCAccagtgctgctgctgcttctgccacAGCATCTGGCCCAGGCTCTGGCTCTGCCCCAGAAGCTGGCCCTGCCCCTggcttccccttccctcctccctggaTGGGTATGCCCCTGCCTCCGCCCTTTG CCTTCCCCCCAATGCCTGTGCCCCCTGCGGGGTTTGCTGGGCTGACCCCAGAGGAGCTACGAGCTCTGGAGGGCCATGAACGGCAGCACCTGGAGGCCCGGCTGCAGAGCCTGCGTAACATCCACACACTGCTGGACGCCGCCATGCTACAGATCAACCAGTACCTCACTGTGCTGGCCTCCTTGGG GCCCCCTCGGCCTGCCACTTCAGTCAGCTCCCCTGAGGAGACTGCCACTACAGTTATTGCTGCTGCCTCCTCCACCAGCATCCCCAGCTCAGAGGCCACGACCCCAACCACAGGAGCCTCCCCAACAGCCCCTGAAATGGAAAGGCCTCCAG CTCCTGAGTCAGTGGGCACAGAGGAGATGCCCGAGGATGGAGAGCCTGATGCAGCAGAGCTCCGCCGGCGCCGCCTGCAAAAGCTGGAGTCTCCTGTTGCCCACTGA
- the SYVN1 gene encoding E3 ubiquitin-protein ligase synoviolin isoform X8: MFLLGILDFLFVSHAYHSILTRGASVQLVFGFEYAILMTMVLTIFIKYVLHSVDLQSENPWDNKAVYMLYTELFTGFIKVLLYMAFMTIMIKVHTFPLFAIRPMYLAMRQFKKAVTDAIMSRRAIRNMNTLYPDATPEELQAMDNVCIICREEMVTGAKRLPCNHIFHTSCLRSWFQRQQTCPTCRMDVLRASLPAQSPPPPEPAEQGPPPAPHPPPLLPQPPNFPQGLLPPFPPGMFPLWPPMGPFPPVPPPPSSGEAVAPPSTSAAALSRPSGAATTTAAGTSAAAASATASGPGSGSAPEAGPAPGFPFPPPWMGMPLPPPFAFPPMPVPPAGFAGLTPEELRALEGHERQHLEARLQSLRNIHTLLDAAMLQINQYLTVLASLGHWGHKGTSFYTLFCKAHQGQENLPNLGCQGQTRLSSLLFPGPLGLPLQSAPLRRLPLQLLLLPPPPASPAQRPRPQPQEPPQQPLKWKGLQLLSQWAQRRCPRMESLMQQSSAGAACKSWSLLLPTDIAPAQPQPLLF, encoded by the exons ATGTTCCTTCTGGGCATCCTGGACTTCCTCTTCGTCAGCCATGCCTATCACAGCATCCTGACCCGTGGGGCTTCTGTGCAGCTGGTGTTTGGCTTTGAG TATGCCATCCTGATGACGATGGTGCTCACCATCTTCATCAAGTATGTGCTGCACTCCGTGGACCTCCAGAGTGAGAACCCCTGGGACAACAAGGCTGTGTACATGCTCTACACAGAGCTGTTTACAG GCTTCATCAAGGTTCTGCTGTACATGGCCTTCATGACCATCATGATCAAGGTGCACACCTTCCCACTCTTTGCCATCCGGCCCATGTACCTGGCCATGAG ACAGTTCAAAAAAGCTGTGACAGATGCCATCATGTCTCGCCGAGCCATCCGCAACATGAACACCCT GTATCCAGATGCCACCCCAGAGGAGCTCCAGGCAATGGACAATGTCTGCATCATCTGCCGAGAAGAGATGGTGACTGGTGCCAAGAGACTGCCTTGCAACCACATTTTCCATACCAG CTGCCTGCGCTCCTGGTTCCAGCGGCAGCAGACCTGCCCCACCTGCCGTATGGATGTCCTTCGGGCATCGCTGCCAGCCCAGTCACCACCACCCCCAGAGCCTGCGGAACAGGGGCCACCCCCTgcgccccaccccccaccactcttgcctcagccccccaact TCCCCCAGGGCCTCCTGCCTCCTTTTCCTCCAGGCATGTTCCCACTGTGGCCCCCCATGGGCCCCTTTCCACCTGTCCCGCCTCCCCCCAGCTCAGGAGAGGCTGTGGCCCCTCCATCCACCAGTGCAG CAGCCCTTTCTCGGCCCAGTGGAGCAGCTACAACCACAGCTGCTGGCAccagtgctgctgctgcttctgccacAGCATCTGGCCCAGGCTCTGGCTCTGCCCCAGAAGCTGGCCCTGCCCCTggcttccccttccctcctccctggaTGGGTATGCCCCTGCCTCCGCCCTTTG CCTTCCCCCCAATGCCTGTGCCCCCTGCGGGGTTTGCTGGGCTGACCCCAGAGGAGCTACGAGCTCTGGAGGGCCATGAACGGCAGCACCTGGAGGCCCGGCTGCAGAGCCTGCGTAACATCCACACACTGCTGGACGCCGCCATGCTACAGATCAACCAGTACCTCACTGTGCTGGCCTCCTTGGG GCACTGGGGCCACAAGGGCACATCATTCTATACTCTGTTCTGCAAGGCTCACCAAGGGCAGGAGAATCTGCCCAACCTAGGATGCCAAGGCCAGACCCGCCTCTCGTCCCTTCTCTTCCCAGGCCCCCTCGGCCTGCCACTTCAGTCAGCTCCCCTGAGGAGACTGCCACTACAGTTATTGCTGCTGCCTCCTCCACCAGCATCCCCAGCTCAGAGGCCACGACCCCAACCACAGGAGCCTCCCCAACAGCCCCTGAAATGGAAAGGCCTCCAG CTCCTGAGTCAGTGGGCACAGAGGAGATGCCCGAGGATGGAGAGCCTGATGCAGCAGAGCTCCGCCGGCGCCGCCTGCAAAAGCTGGAGTCTCCTGTTGCCCACTGACattgccccagcccagccccagcccctgctctTTTGA